One genomic window of Salvia miltiorrhiza cultivar Shanhuang (shh) chromosome 4, IMPLAD_Smil_shh, whole genome shotgun sequence includes the following:
- the LOC131022647 gene encoding LIMR family protein At5g01460 isoform X2, which translates to MGDFNLALVIVAIVVCVLVFIVNLYLLVNYQHPDDANQAYLPKFVVVLGLSIAAISILMLPADVANRQACRHSIYNGACTLTLPMKELWLAVYIVDAILVFFVIPFAMFYYEGDQDKTVLKRMKSSLMWVISTAVICALLLGILYGVLGKVDFTVRHLSSSTQAFPSSWDFSSGQQCVGTGARQCSAYSANAASETIWTMRTTFPEYIVALATIAGSVLFTIFGGVGIACLPLGLITAFIRRPKAVITRSQYIKEATELAKRARELKKAGDGLHQEERSGNKGRRWRKNVKSVEKELLLLEEDVKALEEMYPQGEQAEATWALTILGYLAKLVLGVLGLIVSVAWIAHIVIYLLIDPPLSAFLNEVFIKLDDIWGLLGTVAFAVFCFYLLMCVIAGAMMIGLKLVFITIHPMKWGATLMNSFLFNVGLILLCSISVIQFCATAFGYYAQATAAQEIFGHTLQSLRGIKYLYKYNVFQIGFIVLAVLTFAYYAAFGWRRKKPSGRFQLST; encoded by the exons ATGGGGGATTTCAATTTGGCATTAGTGATCGTGGCCATAGTCGTTTGTGTTCTCGTCTTCATCGTCAATCTCTATCTCCTCGTCAATTACCAGCACCCAGATGACGCAAATCAGGCTTATCTCCCCAAATTCGTCGTCGTTTTGGGCCTCTCCATCGCCGCCATCTCCATTCTCATGCTCCCGGCCGACGTCGCCAACCGGCAGGCCTGCCGCCACTCCATTTACAACGGCGCTTGCACTCTCACGCTGCCGATGAAGGAATTGTGGCTCGCTGTTTACATTGTCGATGCCATCCTTGTTTTCTTCGTCATTCCGTTTGCGATGTTTTATTACGAAGGCGACCAGGACAA AACGGTGTTGAAGAGGATGAAAAGCTCCTTGATGTGGGTGATTTCGACAGCTGTTATTTGTGCTCTCCTTTTGGGAATTTTATACG gtgttttgggtaaGGTGGATTTTACTGTTAGGCACCTTTCCTCATCCACACAAGCCTTCCCATCATCATGGGACTTCTCCAGTGGTCAACAATGTGTTGGTACTGGTGCTAGACAG TGCTCAGCATATTCTGCCAATGCTGCATCTGAGACGATATGGACCATGCGCACTACCTTCCCGGAATATATTGTTGCTCTTGCTACAATTGCTGGATCTGTGCTTTTTACT ATTTTTGGTGGCGTCGGCATAGCTTGTCTCCCACTGGGATTGATAACTGCATTTATCCGCCGACCAAAAGCGGTTATCACACGCTCACAGTATATCAAG GAAGCAACTGAACTGGCGAAAAGGGCTAGAGAACTAAAAAAAGCAGGTGATGGACTTCATCAAGAAGAAAGGAGTGGCAATAAGGGAAGGAGATGGCGTAAAAATGTGAAAAGTGTAGAAAAG GAGCTACTTCTTCTGGAAGAAGATGTAAAGGCTTTGGAAGAGATGTATCCTCAAGGTGAACAG GCTGAGGCAACCTGGGCTTTGACTATTCTTGGCTACCTTGCCAAACTGGTACTTGGAGTTTTAGG GTTGATTGTTTCAGTGGCTTGGATTGCACATATAGTGATATATTTGCTAATTGACCCTCCTCTTTCAGCGTTTCTTAATGAGGTTTTCATTAAATTGGACGATATTTGGG GTCTTCTTGGAACTGTAGCATTTGCAGTTTTCTGCTTCTATCTCCTGATGTGTGTGATTGCTGGGGCAATGATGATTGGCTTGAAGCTGGTTTTCATTACAATTCATCCTATGAA ATGGGGAGCTACACTTATGaactcttttctttttaacGTGGGCCTCATTCTTCTGTGCTCAATCAG TGTGATTCAGTTCTGTGCCACTGCATTTGGATATTATGCCCAAGCTACTGCAGCTCAAGAAATATTTGGCCATACGCTGCAATCACTTCGTGGGATCAAATATTTGTACAA GTATAATGTGTTCCAAATCGGGTTCATTGTTCTAGCAGTGCTCACATTTGCATACTATGCAGCTTTT GGATGGAGGAGAAAAAAACCTAGTGGCAGATTCCAACTTTCTACATGA
- the LOC131022648 gene encoding GDSL esterase/lipase CPRD49-like: MVGTRRPQFVLFGSSVVQMSYNVGGWGAIFADLYARKADVLLRGYSGWNTRMALEVLDKVFPKDEAVQPSLVILYFGGNDATKPHPSGLGAHVPLPEYIENMKKMIAHIKSLSDETRIICLTSPPVNEAKVRELFGNALDDQARTNEGCGIYSEKLVELCKEMDVEAINLWTAIQERNDWANSCFIDGIHLSAEGSQIVVKEILKVLKRVDWEPSLYWLKMPSEFPDDSPHYVVGPDGKTTINVSGHICSWQRGWLDI; the protein is encoded by the exons atggtTGGTACGCGGCGGCCGCAGTTCGTGCTGTTCGGATCATCCGTTGTTCAGATGAGCTACAATGTTGGAGGCTGGGGTGCTATTTTTGCTGACCTTTACGCGCGAAAG GCGGACGTATTACTACGAGGATACTCTGGTTGGAACACGAGGATGGCTCTCGAAGTCTTGGACAAGGTTTTCCCCAAG GACGAAGCTGTTCAGCCTTCTTTGGTTATACTATATTTTGGTGGTAATGATGCAACGAAACCTCACCCAAGTGGCCTCGGTGCTCATGTTCCTCTTCCTGAATACATCGAAAACATGAAAAAGATGATAGCCCATATCAAG AGTCTTTCAGACGAGACAAGGATAATATGCCTTACTTCTCCTCCCGTCAACGAAGCAAAAGTTCGTGAACTTTTCGG AAATGCATTAGATGATCAAGCGCGGACCAATGAAGGCTGCGGTATATATTCAGAAAAATTAGTAGAGTTATGCAAAGAAATGGACGTTGAGGCCATCAATCTTTGGACTGCTATTCAAGAAAGAAATGACTGGGCCAATTCTTGCTTCAT AGATGGAATCCATTTGTCAGCTGAAGGGTCCCAAATAGTGGTGAAGGAAATACTGAAGGTGCTCAAAAGGGTAGATTGGGAGCCAAGCCTCTACTGGTTGAAAATGCCATCTGAATTTCCCGACGATTCGCCACATTATGTCGTTGGCCCTGATGGTAAAACTACTATAAATGTGAGCGGCCATATATGTTCTTGGCAAAGAGGGTGGCTCGACATTTAG
- the LOC131022647 gene encoding LIMR family protein At5g01460 isoform X1, translating into MGDFNLALVIVAIVVCVLVFIVNLYLLVNYQHPDDANQAYLPKFVVVLGLSIAAISILMLPADVANRQACRHSIYNGACTLTLPMKELWLAVYIVDAILVFFVIPFAMFYYEGDQDKTVLKRMKSSLMWVISTAVICALLLGILYGVLGKVDFTVRHLSSSTQAFPSSWDFSSGQQCVGTGARQCSAYSANAASETIWTMRTTFPEYIVALATIAGSVLFTIFGGVGIACLPLGLITAFIRRPKAVITRSQYIKEATELAKRARELKKAGDGLHQEERSGNKGRRWRKNVKSVEKELLLLEEDVKALEEMYPQGEQAEATWALTILGYLAKLVLGVLGLIVSVAWIAHIVIYLLIDPPLSAFLNEVFIKLDDIWGLLGTVAFAVFCFYLLMCVIAGAMMIGLKLVFITIHPMKWGATLMNSFLFNVGLILLCSISVIQFCATAFGYYAQATAAQEIFGHTLQSLRGIKYLYKYNVFQIGFIVLAVLTFAYYAAFVSSPNLLPCFVILISYLR; encoded by the exons ATGGGGGATTTCAATTTGGCATTAGTGATCGTGGCCATAGTCGTTTGTGTTCTCGTCTTCATCGTCAATCTCTATCTCCTCGTCAATTACCAGCACCCAGATGACGCAAATCAGGCTTATCTCCCCAAATTCGTCGTCGTTTTGGGCCTCTCCATCGCCGCCATCTCCATTCTCATGCTCCCGGCCGACGTCGCCAACCGGCAGGCCTGCCGCCACTCCATTTACAACGGCGCTTGCACTCTCACGCTGCCGATGAAGGAATTGTGGCTCGCTGTTTACATTGTCGATGCCATCCTTGTTTTCTTCGTCATTCCGTTTGCGATGTTTTATTACGAAGGCGACCAGGACAA AACGGTGTTGAAGAGGATGAAAAGCTCCTTGATGTGGGTGATTTCGACAGCTGTTATTTGTGCTCTCCTTTTGGGAATTTTATACG gtgttttgggtaaGGTGGATTTTACTGTTAGGCACCTTTCCTCATCCACACAAGCCTTCCCATCATCATGGGACTTCTCCAGTGGTCAACAATGTGTTGGTACTGGTGCTAGACAG TGCTCAGCATATTCTGCCAATGCTGCATCTGAGACGATATGGACCATGCGCACTACCTTCCCGGAATATATTGTTGCTCTTGCTACAATTGCTGGATCTGTGCTTTTTACT ATTTTTGGTGGCGTCGGCATAGCTTGTCTCCCACTGGGATTGATAACTGCATTTATCCGCCGACCAAAAGCGGTTATCACACGCTCACAGTATATCAAG GAAGCAACTGAACTGGCGAAAAGGGCTAGAGAACTAAAAAAAGCAGGTGATGGACTTCATCAAGAAGAAAGGAGTGGCAATAAGGGAAGGAGATGGCGTAAAAATGTGAAAAGTGTAGAAAAG GAGCTACTTCTTCTGGAAGAAGATGTAAAGGCTTTGGAAGAGATGTATCCTCAAGGTGAACAG GCTGAGGCAACCTGGGCTTTGACTATTCTTGGCTACCTTGCCAAACTGGTACTTGGAGTTTTAGG GTTGATTGTTTCAGTGGCTTGGATTGCACATATAGTGATATATTTGCTAATTGACCCTCCTCTTTCAGCGTTTCTTAATGAGGTTTTCATTAAATTGGACGATATTTGGG GTCTTCTTGGAACTGTAGCATTTGCAGTTTTCTGCTTCTATCTCCTGATGTGTGTGATTGCTGGGGCAATGATGATTGGCTTGAAGCTGGTTTTCATTACAATTCATCCTATGAA ATGGGGAGCTACACTTATGaactcttttctttttaacGTGGGCCTCATTCTTCTGTGCTCAATCAG TGTGATTCAGTTCTGTGCCACTGCATTTGGATATTATGCCCAAGCTACTGCAGCTCAAGAAATATTTGGCCATACGCTGCAATCACTTCGTGGGATCAAATATTTGTACAA GTATAATGTGTTCCAAATCGGGTTCATTGTTCTAGCAGTGCTCACATTTGCATACTATGCAGCTTTTGTAAGTTCCCCTAATCTCTTACCGTGCTTTGTTATTCTTATTTCATATCTGCGTTGA